One part of the Sarcophilus harrisii chromosome 5, mSarHar1.11, whole genome shotgun sequence genome encodes these proteins:
- the LOC100920922 gene encoding olfactory receptor 6C74-like, which produces MGNHTTVTVFILLGLTDDPQLKIVLFLFLFLTYILSIAGNLTIILLTLLDSHLKTPMYFFLRNFSLLEISYTSVCIPKFLVSIASGDKTITYNCCLTQLFFAFLLGASEFYLLAVMSYDRYVAICKPLYYTTIMSSKVCTQLVLSSWISGFLIIFPGLIVGLQLDFCASNAIDHFYCDTGPMLQLSCTDTQFLELLSFILALVTLLVTLALVILSYTFIALTILRIPSASQKKKAFSTCSSHMIVLSLSYGSCIFMYIKPSVKERISLTKGISLLNTSVAPLLNPFIYTLRNQQVKQAFKDAIQRRAPFSKK; this is translated from the coding sequence ATGGGAAATCATACAACAGTGACAGTGTTTATTCTCCTAGGACTGACAGATGATCCACAATTGAAgattgtactttttctttttctgttcctcaCATACATATTAAGTATTGCTGGCAACTTGACCATCATCCTCCTCACCTTGTTGGACTCCCACCTCAAGACTCCCATGTATTTCTTCCTTCGGAATTTCTCTCTCCTAGAAATTTCCTATACATCTGTCTGCATCCCTAAGTTTCTTGTTAGTATTGCAAGTGGGGACAAAACCATTACCTATAATTGCTGTCTTACCCAGTTGTTTTTTGCCTTCCTTCTTGGGGCATCTGAATTTTATCTTCTGGCTGTTATGTCCTATGATCGTTATGTTGCCATTTGTAAGCCCCTGTATTACACAACGATCATGAGCAGCAAAGTCTGCACCCAGCTTGTTCTTAGTTCTTGGATCTCTGGCTTCCTGATCATCTTTCCAGGTTTAATTGTGGGACTTCAactggatttttgtgcctctaaTGCCATTGACCATTTTTACTGTGACACCGGTCCCATGTTGCAACTCTCTTGTACAGACACACAGTTTCTCGAGTTGCTTAGTTTCATTTTAGCTTTAGTGACACTTTTGGTTACTTTGGCATTAGTTATTCTGTCTTATACCTTTATTGCCTTGACAATTCTGAGAATCCCATCTGCTAGTCAGAAGAAAAAGGCTTTTTCCACCTGTTCTTCTCACATGAttgttctctccctctcttatgGCAGCTGCATTTTCATGTACATTAAACCCTCAGTTAAGGAAAGAATATCTTTAACCAAGGGAATATCCTTACTCAATACTTCAGTTGCCCCTTTATTGAATCCCTTTATTTATACTCTAAGGAACCAGCAAGTGAAACAAGCCTTCAAGGATGCAATCCAGAGAAGAGCTCCTttctcaaagaaataa